Proteins encoded together in one Phyllostomus discolor isolate MPI-MPIP mPhyDis1 chromosome 6, mPhyDis1.pri.v3, whole genome shotgun sequence window:
- the LOC114500030 gene encoding olfactory receptor 1044 — MAQINCTQVKEFILMGLTDRQDLKMPLFVVFLTIYLFTVVGNLGLILVIRTDARLNTPMYFFLSNLAFVDFCYTSVITPKMLGNFLYKQNVISFNACAAQLGCFLAFMTAECLLLASMAYDRYVAICNPLLYMVVMSPGICIQLVAVPYSYSFLVALFHAILTFRLSYCHSNVINHFYCDDMPLLRLTCSDTHSKQLWIFVCAGIMFISSLLVVFVSYVYIISAILRIRSAEGRRKAFSTCGSHMLAVTIFYGTLIFMYLQPSSHHSLDTDKMASVFYTVIIPMLNPLIYSLRNKEVKDALKKVVISRNKAFLFMKLRK; from the coding sequence ATGGCCCAGATCAATTGCACTCAGGTTAAGGAGTTTATTCTCATGGGCCTCACAGATCGTCAGGACTTGAAGATGCCtctctttgtggttttcttaACTATCTACCTCTTCACAGTAGTGGGCAACCTGGGTTTGATCCTAGTCATTAGAACAGATGCAAGACTCAACACACCAATGTATTTCTTCCTTAGCAACCTggcttttgttgatttttgttatACATCAGTCATTACACCCAAAATGCTTGGGAACTTCTTGTACAAACAAAATGTCATCTCCTTCAATGCCTGTGCTGCTCAGTTAGGCTGTTTCCTGGCATTTATGACAGCTGAATGCTTGCTACTCGCTTCCATGGCCTATGACCGATATGTGGCCATTTGTAACCCCCTCCTCTACATGGTTGTAATGTCCCCAGGGATCTGCATCCAGCTTGTGGCTGTCCCTTATAGTTACAGCTTCCTGGTTGCATTGTTTCATGCTATCCTCACCTTTCGTCTCTCCTATTGCCATTCTAATGTCATCAATCATTTCTACTGTGATGACATGCCCCTCCTCAGGCTAACTTGCTCAGACACTCATTCCAAACAGCTATGGATCTTTGTCTGTGCTGGTATCATGTTCATTTCTTCTCTGCTGGTTGTTTTTGTCTCTTACGTGTATATTATTTCTGCCATTCTGAGGATCCGCTCAGCTGAGGGCAGGCGCAAGGCTTTCTCCACATGTGGCTCCCACATGCTGGCGGTCACCATATTCTATGGGACCCTGATCTTCATGTACTTACAGCCAAGCTCTCACCACTCCCTTGACACAGATAAGATGGCCTCTGTCTTCTACACAGTGATCATTCCTATGCTGAACCCCTTGATCTACAGCCTTCGGAACAAGGAAGTGAAAGACGCCCTGAAGAAAGTCGTCATCAGTAGAAACAAGGCTTTTCTGTTCATGAAATTAAGAAAGTGA
- the LOC114500011 gene encoding olfactory receptor 1038 produces MMEVNITYVTEFVLKGITDQPELQAPCFVVFLLIYLVTVLGNLGLITLIQTDARLHTPMYYFLSHLAFVDFCYSSAITPKMMVNFVVQYNTISFHACAIQLGCFLTFMITECFLLSSMAYDRYVAICSPLHYSTVMSRRVCVQLVAVPYIYSFLVALFHTILTFRLTYCGPNVINHFYCDDIPLMALSCSDTHMKEIMIFAFAGFDMICSSSIVLISYAFIISAIVRMRSAQGRRKAISTCGSHMVAVTIFYGTLIFMYLQPKSNHSLDTDKMASVFYTVVIPMLNPLIYSLRNKEVKGASKKVFSKGCETFKILKLRK; encoded by the coding sequence ATGATGGAAGTTAACATCACTTATGTCACTGAATTTGTTCTCAAGGGAATTACAGACCAGCCAGAGCTTCAGGCCCCATGCTTTGTGGTGTTTTTACTCATCTATCTGGTGACAGTGCTGGGTAACCTTGGATTGATAACCTTAATCCAAACTGATGCTCGACTCCACACACCTATGTATTATTTCCTCAGTCACTTGGCCTTTGTTGACTTTTGTTACTCTTCTGCTATCACGCCGAAGATGATGGTGAATTTTGTTGTGCAATATAACACCATTTCTTTCCATGCCTGTGCCATTCAACTGGGTTGTTTTCTCACTTTCATGATTACTGAGTGTTTCCTTCTATCTTCTATGGCCTAtgatcgctatgtggccatctgtagTCCGCTGCATTATTCAACGGTGATGTCCAGACGGGTCTGTGTTCAGCTGGTGGCAGTTCCATACATATACAGCTTTCTGGTTGCCCTGTTCCATACCATTCTCACCTTCCGTCTAACTTACTGTGGCCCCAATGTCATCAATCATTTTTACTGTGATGACATTCCCCTCATGGCTCTGTCCTGCTCAGACACACACATGAAGGAGATTATGATCTTTGCCTTTGCTGGCTTTGATATGATCTGTTCCTCTTCCATTGTCCTCATCTCCTATGCCTTTATCATCTCTGCCATTGTAAGGATGCGCTCTGCCCAAGGGCGACGCAAGGCCATTTCTACCTGTGGCTCCCATATGGTGGCTGTTACTATTTTCTATGGTACCTTGATCTTTATGTACCTGCAGCCCAAATCCAACCACTCCCTGGACACGGACAAAATGGCATCTGTATTTTACACGGTGGTGATTCCCATGTTGAACCCTCTCATCTACAGTCTCAGAAACAAAGAGGTGAAAGGTGCCTCCAAGAAAGTCTTCAGTAAAGGATGTGAaaccttcaaaatattaaaattaagaaaataa
- the LOC114499796 gene encoding olfactory receptor 1038-like, which translates to MMEVNITYVTEFILKGITDQPELQAPCFVVFLLIYLVTVLGNLGLITLIQTDARLHTPMYYFLSHLAFVDFCYSSAITPKMMVNFVVQYNTISFHACAIQLGCFLTFMITECFLLSSMAYDRYVAICSPLHYSTVMSRRVCVQLVAVPYIYSFLVALYHTILTFRLTYCGPNVINHFYCDDIPLMALSCSDTHMKEIMIFAFAGFNVICSSSIVFISYTFILTAIVRMRSAQGRRKAFSTCGSHMVAVTIFYGTLIFMYLQPKSNHSLDTDKMASVFYTVVIPMLNPLIYSLRNKEVKGASKKVFSKGCETFKILKLRK; encoded by the coding sequence ATGATGGAAGTTAACATCACTTATGTCACTGAATTTATTCTCAAGGGAATTACAGACCAGCCAGAGCTTCAGGCCCCATGCTTTGTGGTGTTTTTACTCATCTATCTGGTGACAGTGCTGGGTAACCTTGGATTGATAACCTTAATCCAAACTGATGCTCGACTCCACACACCTATGTATTATTTCCTCAGTCACTTGGCCTTTGTTGACTTTTGTTACTCTTCTGCTATCACGCCGAAGATGATGGTGAATTTTGTTGTGCAATATAACACCATTTCTTTCCATGCCTGTGCCATTCAACTGGGTTGTTTTCTCACTTTCATGATTACTGAGTGTTTCCTTCTATCTTCTATGGCCTAtgatcgctatgtggccatctgtagTCCGCTGCATTATTCAACGGTGATGTCCAGACGGGTCTGTGTTCAGCTGGTGGCAGTTCCATACATATACAGCTTTCTGGTTGCCCTGTACCATACCATTCTCACCTTCCGTCTAACTTACTGTGGCCCCAATGTCATCAATCATTTTTACTGTGATGACATCCCCCTCATGGCTCTGTCCTGCTCAGACACACACATGAAGGAGATTATGATCTTTGCCTTTGCTGGCTTTAATGTGATCTGTTCCTCTTCCATTGTCTTCATCTCCTATACCTTTATCCTCACCGCCATTGTAAGGATGCGCTCCGCCCAAGGGCGACGCAAGGCCTTTTCTACCTGTGGCTCCCATATGGTGGCTGTTACTATTTTCTATGGCACCTTGATCTTTATGTACCTGCAGCCCAAATCCAACCACTCCCTGGACACGGACAAAATGGCATCTGTATTTTACACGGTGGTGATTCCCATGTTGAACCCTCTCATCTACAGTCTCAGAAACAAAGAGGTGAAAGGTGCCTCCAAGAAAGTCTTCAGTAAAGGATGTGAaaccttcaaaatattaaaattaagaaaataa
- the LOC114499079 gene encoding olfactory receptor 5AL1-like, giving the protein MAKGNHSVVTEFILLGLTDNPELQAILFCVFLLIYIVTALGNLGLIVLIQVSPQLHTPMYFFLCHLAFVDFYGTSTITPNTLVSPLHEIKSMSFYACATQVCCFITFSVWELFMLSVMAYDRYVAICNPLLYIVLMPRKLCIQMVASSYIYGFTVGLIQAVVTFHMSFCDSNVVNQFYCDDVPLIALACSDTQVKELMLLIIAGFNIFCSLTVVLISYVFILFAILRIRSAVGRQKAFSTCASHLFSITIYYGTLSFMYLQPKSSHSLDKDKVTSVFYAVVIPMLNPLIYSLRNQEVKNAVKKIIEKVCSSN; this is encoded by the coding sequence atggcaaAAGGCAATCATTCAGTAGTCACTGAGTTTATCCTCTTGGGCCTAACAGATAATCCAGAGCTTCAAGCCATTCTTTTTTGTGTATTCTTACTGATTTACATAGTTACTGCCTTGGGTAATCTGGGTTTGATTGTGCTAATTCAGGTCAGTCCTCAGCTTCACACAcctatgtattttttcctctgtcaTCTAGCTTTTGTTGATTTCTATGGTACCTCCACCATCACACCAAACACCCTTGTGAGCCCTTTACATGAAATTAAAAGTATGTCATTTTATGCATGTGCCACTCAAGTATGTTGCTTTATCACATTTTCAGTTTGGGAATTGTTCATGCTCTCTGTTATGGCATATGATCggtatgtggccatctgcaaCCCTTTACTTTATATAGTTCTCATGCCTAGGAAACTCTGCATTCAAATGGTCGCTAGCTCTTATATTTATGGATTCACTGTGGGACTCATACAAGCAGTGGTTACCTTCCACATGTCTTTCTGTGACTCTAATGTGGTCAACCAGTTTTACTGTGATGACGTTCCCTTGATTGCTCTGGCCTGTTCTGATACCCAGGTCAAAGAGCTGATGTTGTTAATTATTGCTGGGTTCAATATTTTCTGTTCTCTTACTGTTGTTCTTATATCCTATGTCTTCATTCTCTTTGCCATCTTAAGGATCCGTTCTGCTGTAGGAAGACAGAAAGCCTTTTCTACCTGTGCTTCTCACCTGTTTTCTATTACTATATATTATGGGACCCTCAGTTTTATGTACCTTCAGCCCAAGTCAAGCCACTCACTAGATAAAGACAAAGTGACCTCAGTGTTCTATGCAGTGGTGATTCCCATGCTAAACCCATTGATCTACAGCTTGAGGAATCAGGAGGTTAAAAAtgctgtgaaaaaaattattgaaaaagtaTGTTCTAGTAATTAA
- the LOC114499797 gene encoding olfactory receptor 5AL1: MAPGNHSAVSEFILSGLTDNPDLQKILFGIFLVIYLASVLGNLGLIMLIQVSPQLHTPMYFFLSHLAFVDFSFTSSVTPNTLVNFLREVKSITFYACAIQVCCFITFVVCEQYLLSIMAYDRYVAICNPLLYVMLMPRKLCNQIIASTYIYGFTVGLVQTVATFHLSFCDSKVINHFYCDDVPLVALACSDTQVKELLLLIIAGFNTLCSLLIVIISYAFILFAILRIHSTEGRQKAFSTCASHLTSITIFYGTVIFMYLLPKSSHSLNTDKFASVFYVVAIPMLNPFIYSLRNQEVKNSLKRIKDNLCLAIK, from the coding sequence ATGGCACCAGGCAACCATTCAGCAGTGTCTGAGTTTATCCTCTCAGGACTCACAGATAATCCAGACCTTCAGAAGATTCTTTTTGGTATATTCCTAGTGATCTATTTAGCTAGTGTCCTGGGTAATCTTGGTTTGATTATGCTCATCCAAGTCAGTCCTCAACTTCACACacccatgtactttttcctcagCCACCTGGCTTTCGtggatttttcttttacttcttctgTCACCCCAAACACCTTGGTGAATTTTCTGCGTGAAGTTAAAAGCATAACATTTTATGCATGTGCCATCCAGGTGTGCTGCTTCATCACATTTGTAGTTTGTGAACAGTACCTGCTCTCAATCATGGCATATGATCGGTATGTTGCCATCTGCAACCCTTTGCTCTATGTCATGCTCATGCCTAGAAAACTCTGTAATCAAATCATTGCTAGCACATACATTTATGGATTCACTGTGGGGCTTGTACAGACAGTAGCAACATTCcacttgtccttttgtgactcCAAGGTGATCAACCACTTCTACTGTGATGACGTTCCCTTGGTTGCTCTGGCCTGTTCTGACACCCAAGTCAAAGAGCTGCTGCTGTTAATCATTGCTGGATTCAATACCCTTTGCTCTCTCCTGATCGTGATCATTTCTTATGCCTTCATCCTCTTTGCCATCCTGAGGATCCATTCTactgaaggaagacagaaagcTTTTTCTACCTGTGCTTCCCATCTGACTTCCATCACAATATTTTATGGGACAGTCATTTTTATGTACCTACTGCCCAAGTCAAGCCATTCTCTGAACACAGATAAATTTGCTTCTGTGTTTTATGTGGTAGCGATTCCCATGTTAAACCCCTTCATCTATAGCTTGAGAAACCAGGAGGTAAAAAACTCcctgaaaagaataaaagataatttgTGTTTAGCtattaaataa
- the LOC114499962 gene encoding olfactory receptor 8U1-like yields the protein MAQINCTQVKEFILTGLTNQKELKMPLFVVFLTIYLFTVVGNLGLILVIRTDARLNTPMYFFLSNLAFVDFCYTSVITPKMLGNFLYKQNIISFYECATQLGCFLTFMVSECLLLASMAYDRYVAICNPLLYKVVMSPGICIQLVAVPYSYSFLMALFHTILTFRLSYCHSNVINHFYCDDMPLLRLTCSDTHSKQLWIFACAGITFISSVLIVFVSYVYIISAILRIRSAEGRRKAFSTCGSHMLAVTIFYGTLIFMYLQPSSHHSLDTDKMASVFYTVIIPMLNPLIYSLRNKEVKNALKKATVSRKKAGFCGPEV from the coding sequence ATGGCCCAGATCAACTGCACCCAAGTAAAGGAGTTTATTCTCACGGGCCTCACAAATCAAAAGGAGTTGAAGATGCCtctctttgtggttttcttaACTATCTACCTCTTCACAGTAGTAGGCAATCTAGgtttaattttagtcattagaACAGATGCAAGACTCAACACACCAATGTATTTCTTCCTTAGCAACCTggcttttgttgatttttgttatACATCAGTCATTACACCCAAAATGCTTGGGAACTTCTTgtacaaacaaaatattatttcattctatGAATGTGCTACTCAGCTAGGTTGTTTTCTCACTTTCATGGTATCTGAGTGTTTGCTACTTGCTTCCATGGCCTATGACCGATATGTGGCCATTTGTAACCCCCTCCTCTATAAGGTTGTAATGTCGCCAGGGATCTGCATCCAGCTGGTGGCTGTCCCCTATAGCTATAGCTTCCTAATGGCACTTTTTCATACCATCCTCACCTTTCGTCTCTCCTATTGCCACTCTAATGTCATCAATCATTTCTACTGTGATGACATGCCCCTCCTCAGGCTAACTTGCTCAGACACTCATTCCAAACAGCTATGGATCTTTGCCTGTGCTGGTATTACATTCATTTCCTCTGTTCTGATTGTCTTTGTCTCTTACGTGTATATTATTTCTGCCATTCTGAGGATCCGCTCAGCTGAGGGCAGGCGCAAGGCTTTCTCCACATGTGGCTCCCACATGCTGGCGGTCACCATATTCTATGGGACCCTGATCTTCATGTACTTACAGCCAAGCTCTCACCACTCCCTTGACACAGATAAGATGGCCTCTGTCTTCTACACAGTGATCATTCCTATGCTGAACCCCTTGATCTACAGCCTCCGgaacaaggaggtaaaaaacgCCCTGAAGAAAGCCACcgtcagcagaaagaaagcaggctTCTGTGGTCCTGAGGTTTAA